The sequence TTCAAACAAATGAAGCATCCTTACGAGGGCAAAAAGTTCATTAATCATTTGGGTAGATGAACGGGGAGCTGAAGCAAAATTCATTAATCCTTACGAGGGTAGATGAAGGAGTTCGTGGAGAGCTGAAagtttgataaaattaaaacttgaaaagttcaaatgtttgtgtttatgtaaaacataaaaatatatagaaaatttTAAGAAAGACGGGAGAAAGCAGCCCCTCTCCACAAACACATAACAAGTCAATACAACTTCAGTAAATCTTATCAATGACCAAGTGAAGCATCCAAGATTGAAGTCCCATTCTTTATTTGTCATGAATATAACAATCCAACTCTTAATTACTTACCTTTTTCGCAATTTTAAACCACTCTGTGTGGAATGATCCCGGAATATCGGTCCTTTCATAAGTATGAGCACCAAAGTAGTCTCTTTGAGCCTGCACCAAATTAGCAGGCAACCTCTCCCGCCTGTAACTGTCAAAATAAGCAAGACTAGCAGACATACCAGGGGTGCTGATGCCTGCATTGATTGCCAGGCAAACAACTCGCCTCCAAGCTGACTGTCGTTCGATCATTTCTTGAGCAAACTCGGGGTCCACTAAGAGGTTAGCAAGATCAGCATTTCTGTCGTAGGCTTTCTTGATCCGGTCCAAGAAGATTGCGCGAATAATGCAACCTCCCTTCCAAATCCTAGCAAGTTCTCCCAACTTCAGATCCCATCCTTTCTCGATGCTCTTGGCTCGGATTAGATTCATCCCTTGAGCATAACTACAAATTTTAGATGCATATAGAGCTTGCCTAACATCGTGGATCAGTTTTGCCTTATCAACTTCTTGATCGGTCAGAATGTCGCCAAAACCACCAGCTTTGAACACTTTGGAAGCTTCAGTCCGTTCCTCTTTCAACCCACTCAAGAATCTTGAATCGAGAGATGCTTCAATGGTTGGAGCTGCAACCGACAATTCAGCAGCCTGCTGAACAGTCCATTTCCCAGTACCCTTCATTCCGGTTTTATCCAAGACTTTGTCAACCAAATAACCGTCAGCCTTGTCATCCTTAACTCCAAATATATCAGCAGTGATTTCGATCAAGAAACTTAGAAGCTCCCCTTTGTTCCATTCATAAAATACATCGCGTAGTTCCTCGTTCGACAATTTCCCAACGGATTTCAGTACATCATATGCCTCGGCAATCAGTTGCATGTCCCCATACTCGATTCCATTGTGAATCATCTTAACAAAGTTACCAGATCCGCCTTTTCCAACATACGTCACACAGGGTCCACTATCAGGAACTTGAGCAGCGACTTTATGGATGATGTCCTCTATATATTTGTAGGCTTCGAAGGACCCTCCGGGCATCAGAGATGGCCCGTTTCGAGCACCCTCTTCACCACCAGAAACCCCCATGCCTAGATACAAAAAACCTAATTCAGCCATAGCTTTTTCCCTTCTCTCAGTATTTTCATACCACTCGTTTCCACCATCAATTATACAATCACCCTTCTCCATGTAAGTAGAAAGAGTTTTGATGGTTTGATCGACAGGAGCACCAGCTTTGACAAGCATGATAATCACTCGTGGTTTTTGGATGGAATGAACAAATGATTTGGGGTCGTGGAAGCCAAATACAGGAAGATTTCCCTCAAGTTTTGCTCTTTCAACAGTCTCATCAACTTTAGATGTAGTCCGATTGTAAACAGAAATGGGAAATCCTTTTTCAGCAATGTTGAGGGCTAGATTTTGCCCCATGACAGCAAGACCAGCAAGACCGATTCTAGTCGGTTTTGGGGATTGAGCAGCCATGCTTTTCCTGAAAGATTGGAAAATGCAACTATTCAAAAAACTTCAATTTTGATATGTGGTAAAAAAAGAAAGCTACACAAGACTCCGAAAAAAGGAGCACTATTAACCATTCCATTTCATGATTACTCGTTTGAATTACACTAACAGGGCAAACCAAAGcgtcattttaaattttcaacagAGTTGGACTTCAAAATATAATGATATAGTACGAGGACTTCAAACTTGGTCTATCTTTCAAGACATATATAGAAGGAACTTCAACAATATTCATAGAACTTAGCCTTTATTTATTTCCAGATAGCTATAAAAATTGCCAATGCAAGAAGCTACCAAACTTTGAATTTCATTCGGCCATATCTTCTCAAAGTATGAACTTTCTATCAAGACAAACTCAAGATCAAACCCTTGAATCAGCCATTCTGATTTgtaaattaaatcataatatcatgAGCAAAGCCAGCAGACGCATGTTAGTCGCGGCTAAGACGCCCCTTCGAAAAGGTTTCCCTCCACTGTTCAAGACCAGGACAAACCCAAGAATTTTGGGGAGGGGGCGAGGTCAAGACAGCTGGGGCAACTGATCTGAATTTGGAGATCAGacttgaattgaaaaatcaggcataaaaattattatttttctcggATGAGAGATGTTAACGGCCCCTCTCGCCCCCTGCTCGTGACATAATAAATGAAATAGCATGACATCCAACCAAACAGATCCACAAAGTCTCAAACTGTAATATTTTCACTCGATTATATATCTCAAACGGCAAGCAAATTCAGCAAGATCGTAGctttattgataaaataaatcaaagatAACAGCACCAGCAAGTAAATGAAAAACGATAGCAAAGAGAACAAGAAAGAAAATTCGCTCGGCGATTCCCAAACAAAAGAAATGAAAATGCACAATCAACACATCCATAAAAAAGAAATCAAAACCGACCAACATGAGCAACTTCTTTACTGTAAACATCGATACTTTACCCATCATTGCATGATATTAATCAGAAAATATTGAGAAACCGAACCTTGAATCGGTGGTCAGGTGAATCGACTTTACTGAGAAATCAAAGGGAGCACGATAGAGCAAAGATCTGTAAATTAGCAGAGATGAGAAAATGGATCGATCACATTAATATACAAAAGAAAACACCGGgaaaaaatgatcaaaaaaGAAGGAAATATATGCAGAGTaccaaaaaatttggaaacCTTGTCGCTTCCAAGCTTGTCAAATTTGGCCCAACTCCTCTTCCCACTGATATTTGTTCGAGGTCTAACCGTGTAACGTGGTTGGTGGATTTGGTtcctttatttaattattattatcattgtaTGAACGAGAAATTGACCTTCAGTTTCCgaccgtcgattttttttgtgttcagtctctgaatactttttagtaccacatttctaaATAAAGTGtatcacattttgtatgacatagtaccacaattttgtgggtagggagtgaatccaaagaaatattttgattgaagatttttcaccaacttctcattgtattaaattataatttagataaatcattaattaattatatatatatatatatatatattattttaatttttgaaagggATAAATCATTATATTGATTCAACattatactattttattttcaaatctttATTTTGCAACATTCTATATTGGCCAAAGCACCCTCCAAAAATACAATAACAATCAATTatccaaaataaattttagcTTCAAATTCATCCatccaaatataatataaagttGTATTcggatgaaaatattttgtgatGTATGAATTTGGAATGaataaattgaaattgaaacaaaaatatatacttGAACATCACAAATGATTTAAAATCTAcccatttcaaatattttgatttgaaaattttctcatGACTAAATCTTTCTATCCAACACACTCTAAATGAAGGGAAGAAATTTCAGAATAATggtattattaaataatagatgCAATTTATTCTGGTCAACACAATGTGAACATCGAATCCTGAGTCTTGGATGTTCAACCATCCCCACGCCTTCTTTCAACATGACCAACATCTTTTAAATTTCAACGAGAATAATCAAATTCCACAAGCTTTCTTCTTCGTTCAAAATTGAACATTTGTGTCCTCCTGCGAAAATATCTGGAACTTTCAGGGTCTAGTGTGCAAATAACAAAATGCGGCAAATCTACGTGCTAGCTGCTACGGCCTGTTTTCGGTTGTTTTTCCTCAATCGCGCCTAATAGAAGAAGTATCGAGTGCAATTCAATCTTGATGTGTAAAATTAGAATGAAGCCCTGATGAATCTGGACTGTTTTTAATGCTAAAACTGGTTGGAAATGCTGTTAAAAAAGGTTTGTTTGGGCTTCAGTTGTGCATTTGATTTTTGGTGTTTATTTGTTCTTCTGGCTGTTGAATGAATCTAGGCCACTATGTTTCATGCCTCTGAATCTTTGATGATCTTCCTTCTTTTTCACAATATTGGTTTTGGTTTGTGCGTGCGTGCGAACCCAccatagttttttaaaaaacaatatattgCATATCCACACTTTCGCGCAGGTCTTGCTTATTTAGTACCTTTTTCATGGAGGAAATTAGTTTTTTACCAAGTATTATTCGAACCTTTTGGCACCATGACTATGATAATATCCCATGATTTTATTAGATTACTAATCTTATCCAACAACCATTACAATGAGGCCATCAATGAAACAAAGATATTAAGGAAATACGAGAATTGCGGCCACCTTCATGTAGAATTTTAAGGTAAATCATTGCAAGGATCATCATGAAGCTCTTTGATTAGGCTAGAATATGGACTACTAAGCTGCATATCAGTAATCATTTGACGAAGCTCTGAGGTTTCTTCCTTCAGCTGAACGTTTTCTTGAACCGCTCGATCGTGATCCTCTGACATGTGGTTCAGTTTATCAATGAGTTGGTGATTCTCATTACGAAGCCAAACGATTTGCGACCAAAGCTCGTCCAAGTGCCTCTGCTTTCGCATACGTGATCTACGTGCAGATTCTCGGTTAGAAATCATTCTTTTTTGTTTCCTCTCATTTATGATGCTAAATTGTTGCTCCTCTGCTTCATCAGAAGTCGAATTATTGTTGCTTAGACATGTAGATTGAGAGTTGAATTCTCGAACTTGTGGATTTATGCTGAGTTGATACAACGGTTTGGGAAATGGGTGAAAATGGTTTTCTGGTACcatattgttattattgatCATGCAGAAATAGGGTTGGAAACAAGTTGAGTTTGGAGGAAAAAGATATTCGAGATCAGAGAGTTCGCCCTGTTGCATTTCTGTAATGGTTTTGATCGGTAAATGCTTTGAAAATGAGAGTGTAGGAGATTTAAAGGGGAAGAAAAGTTGGTGATTGAAGGCAAGAGAGACTTGTGGGAAGGGGTATATTTATAGGATGAAAAAAGGTGCTGTAGGGTACGATATTCAATCAATTTCGAGTACAGTAGAATTCTTGATATGAGATCATTGCAACATGATGACAATCATGTGTATAATAACATTATGGCCAAATAATTAGTTGAATGGTGGATTAATTAGTTGGTTTAAAGAAATTCAGGTCTATGTTTGAGACACATTTATACATGCTTGTGTAGATGTAGAAGAAAATGTTCTTAAATTGCATTTCAAGTATTCACTTGTGCAAAATGATGCACATGTCTTCGCATCGGTTGATAATTTCTTTATAGGGCAAAAAAATGTGACGTATAACaccataaaatgaaaatattaatcgAGTACAAGGTAAATTTcttgataaattatttatgcgTAAGTTTTAGTTGAGGCGATGACTACTACTTTAGCTCACTCCAGTTGTTTTCATTCCCGAATGTTACACAGCCACTCCACATAAGTTATTCTGAAATAAAAGCTTTGTGGTGGATAGTCTCCAGTTGGTTTCATTCCCTGGACGTTACGCAGCCACTCCACATAAATTATTGTGAAATAAAAGCTTTGTGGTGGATAGtctttataataattttttataaactcttttattttGGTCATATTTTGTTACTGGGACTCAAAACCCGGCCTGTTAAACTGTAACATTATGGTGATAAAGAGAGATCTTAATTAAACATCAGATACTGTGTGTGATCAATATTTGGAACCGTGATATTAGCATTTCATTGATGATTAGTGAGTTATAAAGCAATAACTGTTGGTTCCTGCATGTTTAAAATTCAGAAAGGTGAATTTGTTCCGGATGAAGCTATAACAATTGGTGGAAAGATACTCTAGGTATTCCCGATTAATCTTTTACAAAGGAATCATTATTGAATGAGTTATGCCCCAACGTGTGCACTTTAACTCCAATTTATGGAGCGGTCAATGGCAGTGCTCATCAAAAGCTTGCCACTTTAGTGTATAGCTTTTGTAAAGATCAGATTTTTCATAACCATACAAACTTGCAATTTCTTGTACGCAGCTTGAAAAATCTTGTACTGTTGGTGTTCGTTGCTTTACTTTGTAATCTAAGTTTACTTTATTGATAAATTGTTTTACTCTATCGTGTTATTTATAACCTTTTTATCTGTTGTTCTTGTATTTATATGACTTTGATTAAAATGCTACATTCTAGCTATCTAATATACTTATCAACACCAACTAAACAAGTGTAATATTCCGCTATATTGGTTGGATATCCATATCCTATCCTTTGATATATATTCTACAGTGTTCTAAGTTATGCAAGAAGTGATGAGCATCTAACCAACTCGAGGATGTTAATACGAACGAAGAACGTGGCATCGAAGGAGAGGTACGTGGCGATTTAATTTTGTGCATAAAATGCTTAGAATTGTATATGAGGATATTCTTTCTCAAGAAAAATTTGTAATTATTCATCGGTTATAGGAATTGTGGCTCACTAATCAAATATCGATAGATTTCGGTGTATCTAATAATCCGGTTTTCTTTTGACCAAAGTGACGAAATCTAGTTTCTTGATAGACTTAAAAGATATAGGCTTTAAGAGGATGCTGTCATTTCAATTGCTTTTTCTTCTTGCTTTTAGTTGTAAAGGAAGCACAGATATCAAATTCTTGCACAATTATTGAAGCTGATCTTCATATTCTTTGACTGATCTTTTAGAAGGCATTGTTTAAATGACTACATGTAGCgtaaattgcatgaattaattagtGTAGGGACGGACAGGACAATATGAATCTATATATGTATTCAGGAAGATGTCCTTATATCATTTATTTTAAGTAATTCTTGACGGAAGTAACTCTTTATAATCAGTTCATCtctatattttaagaattattatAATGTTTACCATAGCGTATCTTGTTTACctgatttaattgtcatttaTAGACACTTTTTTTTATGAGTCGTATAGGGTGTCAAAAACGTGTTTTCAAACGCGATGAGGTTCAATGGTCACCTTATTCCCCATTAGATAACACAGTTCTTCAAAAAAACGATTTTTTCTTTCTCGACTCTACAAAAAACcggaaattttaaatatttcgcaataatattatatatatatatatattaaaaaaagagAGGCTATCACAGACACACAcgtaaataatatttataaagacCTTTTTAGAAAAAAAGAGGATTTCAATAAACTTTCTTGAACATAATTTGCTTTACTATTACTTTTTCTGCCCGCGTTGAATGTGGCTTTTCCttgtttatttatcattaaaattaaaatagggATTAAATCACCTTTACCCTCTTTGAATATTCTTTTACGCACGGATGTTTGATAAG comes from Primulina huaijiensis isolate GDHJ02 chromosome 17, ASM1229523v2, whole genome shotgun sequence and encodes:
- the LOC140962527 gene encoding basic leucine zipper 43-like codes for the protein MQQGELSDLEYLFPPNSTCFQPYFCMINNNNMVPENHFHPFPKPLYQLSINPQVREFNSQSTCLSNNNSTSDEAEEQQFSIINERKQKRMISNRESARRSRMRKQRHLDELWSQIVWLRNENHQLIDKLNHMSEDHDRAVQENVQLKEETSELRQMITDMQLSSPYSSLIKELHDDPCNDLP
- the LOC140962526 gene encoding 6-phosphogluconate dehydrogenase, decarboxylating 2, whose translation is MAAQSPKPTRIGLAGLAVMGQNLALNIAEKGFPISVYNRTTSKVDETVERAKLEGNLPVFGFHDPKSFVHSIQKPRVIIMLVKAGAPVDQTIKTLSTYMEKGDCIIDGGNEWYENTERREKAMAELGFLYLGMGVSGGEEGARNGPSLMPGGSFEAYKYIEDIIHKVAAQVPDSGPCVTYVGKGGSGNFVKMIHNGIEYGDMQLIAEAYDVLKSVGKLSNEELRDVFYEWNKGELLSFLIEITADIFGVKDDKADGYLVDKVLDKTGMKGTGKWTVQQAAELSVAAPTIEASLDSRFLSGLKEERTEASKVFKAGGFGDILTDQEVDKAKLIHDVRQALYASKICSYAQGMNLIRAKSIEKGWDLKLGELARIWKGGCIIRAIFLDRIKKAYDRNADLANLLVDPEFAQEMIERQSAWRRVVCLAINAGISTPGMSASLAYFDSYRRERLPANLVQAQRDYFGAHTYERTDIPGSFHTEWFKIAKKVSN